A stretch of Mucilaginibacter terrae DNA encodes these proteins:
- a CDS encoding thioredoxin family protein codes for MKKIFMIGIVLLTTLVTKAQNSEIHFEKLSLEEALTKAKAANKPVFVDCFTTWCIPCKHMEKNVFTIDSVANFYNTNFINVKIDMEKGEGPALRKKYVVEAYPSYLILNSDGKIKNKFVGGMSASEFLGHARKGASTKSDEAQLNARYESGDRSPAFLREYIKHKIKVMEISKAKQINNELMAILSPKEKASPENWFLFGQNRYTMYLSDLFSPNFKYMVEHWQDFAAQNTKDTVDRKISSVYRQIASWTLNGFYFKVKPYDKQTFELYKSQIKKTKVPDKAQLLVMMDIAMAAAEKNEPEVTKLFLANLGSFTEENRHVLFDYVTFGRSIKGYNFPQITALSDEIAKTSSNPFLVSLFKDIKKRYAAN; via the coding sequence ATGAAAAAGATATTCATGATAGGCATAGTACTTTTAACCACCCTGGTAACAAAAGCACAGAACAGTGAAATTCACTTTGAAAAACTATCGCTTGAGGAAGCATTAACAAAAGCCAAGGCAGCAAATAAACCAGTTTTTGTGGATTGCTTTACCACATGGTGCATTCCGTGCAAGCACATGGAGAAGAATGTGTTTACGATAGATAGTGTGGCCAATTTCTACAACACAAATTTTATTAATGTAAAAATTGATATGGAAAAGGGCGAAGGCCCTGCATTAAGAAAGAAATATGTTGTTGAGGCTTATCCATCTTACCTGATTTTAAACAGCGACGGTAAGATTAAAAATAAGTTTGTAGGCGGCATGTCGGCCAGTGAGTTTTTAGGTCATGCCCGTAAAGGCGCTTCTACCAAAAGCGATGAGGCTCAATTAAATGCCCGTTACGAAAGTGGCGATCGTTCTCCGGCATTTTTAAGAGAATACATCAAACACAAAATTAAGGTGATGGAAATTTCGAAAGCCAAACAAATCAATAATGAACTGATGGCGATACTAAGCCCTAAAGAAAAGGCAAGCCCCGAAAACTGGTTCCTGTTTGGGCAGAACAGGTATACCATGTACCTTTCAGATTTGTTTAGTCCGAATTTTAAGTATATGGTTGAGCATTGGCAAGATTTTGCAGCCCAAAATACTAAAGACACCGTTGACCGCAAAATATCATCGGTATACCGCCAAATAGCTTCATGGACGCTTAACGGTTTCTACTTTAAAGTAAAGCCTTATGACAAACAAACCTTTGAGCTATACAAATCGCAGATCAAAAAAACAAAGGTACCAGATAAAGCTCAGCTATTGGTTATGATGGATATTGCCATGGCTGCTGCCGAAAAGAATGAACCTGAAGTAACCAAGCTCTTTTTAGCCAATCTCGGGAGTTTTACCGAAGAAAACCGTCATGTTCTTTTCGACTATGTAACCTTTGGCCGATCAATAAAGGGTTATAATTTCCCGCAAATAACAGCACTATCTGATGAGATTGCCAAAACATCGAGCAATCCATTTTTGGTAAGCTTATTTAAAGACATAAAAAAAAGATATGCGGCTAACTAA
- a CDS encoding S9 family peptidase, with translation MRLTNIGIATLLICACSYFSLFAQKADYSAAQKYDAPNLAKKVGTLKIIPFFLKKTNRFWFLAEEAISPVAGLDIESNTGDERRLRTYYVVDLKTGSRSELFDKVAIANALKKVAPGSFNEQQIAYQPDFSKDEQTVLVKYGTKTYNYNYVTKELTPRPYLSQRINYPMVGASPDGRYEVYTRAHNLYLANAGSKANELQLTVDAEPYYSFCVDEKGEYNKDKSVPSIAKWINARYFYALRTDRRKVQTLAVINSGFMPRPLVSTYKEELPGDKFVAQYELFIGDTQTRTLKKIALDRWPDQQLEVIPAPNSNEDLYVLRRKRTRDEMELCAVNLNNGIVRTIIHETSKPFINEDMFNVSIIKAGKEILWWSDRSGWGQYYRYNSKGELLNRITKGDFTAGKIIGIDTVKSCAYLYAYGKQPNVNPYYAYVYKVDLNGKNEHLLTPENATHSVFISPDKKFLIDSYSSIDVPPVTKLRTTEGKEVAEVYKTNASALYAYGWKHPEPFTVKAKDGVTDLYGLMWKPFNFDPNKKYPVISQVYPGPQIETVWPDFTVLDKYNNTSLAQMGFIVVCVGHRGGSPLRNAAYYKYGHGNLRDYAIDDDKYALEQLGRKYAYMDMSKVGMFGHSGGGMMTVAAMCKYPDFYKVGVASSGNHDNRIYHRAWGETYQGFDIKMPLNQDLAKNLNGHLMLVTGEVDENVNPANTYRMVDALIKADKDFDLLVLPGQNHTYEGQAKAYFQKRLRAYFAKYLMED, from the coding sequence ATGCGGCTAACTAATATAGGTATTGCGACACTCTTAATATGTGCTTGCAGTTATTTTTCACTGTTTGCGCAAAAAGCCGATTACAGTGCTGCCCAAAAGTATGATGCTCCAAACCTGGCTAAAAAAGTAGGTACACTTAAAATTATACCTTTCTTTTTGAAGAAAACAAACCGGTTTTGGTTTTTGGCAGAGGAAGCAATATCTCCAGTTGCAGGCTTAGATATAGAAAGCAACACCGGTGACGAGCGCAGGCTAAGAACATATTATGTAGTTGATTTAAAAACCGGTTCCAGGAGCGAGTTATTTGATAAGGTGGCCATTGCAAATGCTTTGAAAAAAGTAGCGCCCGGCAGTTTTAACGAACAACAAATAGCTTATCAGCCGGATTTTTCGAAAGACGAACAAACCGTTTTGGTTAAATACGGCACTAAAACTTACAATTATAACTATGTAACAAAAGAGCTAACCCCACGCCCCTATTTAAGCCAACGGATTAACTATCCAATGGTTGGGGCTTCACCAGACGGCCGGTACGAGGTTTACACCCGTGCACATAATCTTTACCTGGCCAATGCCGGAAGCAAGGCTAATGAGTTACAGTTAACTGTTGATGCTGAGCCCTATTATTCTTTTTGTGTTGATGAAAAAGGCGAATACAACAAAGACAAGAGCGTACCATCCATAGCCAAATGGATTAATGCCAGATATTTTTATGCCTTACGTACCGACAGGCGAAAAGTTCAAACCTTAGCTGTGATCAATTCGGGCTTTATGCCCAGGCCATTGGTATCTACTTATAAAGAAGAACTTCCGGGCGATAAATTTGTAGCACAGTATGAACTTTTTATTGGCGATACCCAAACGCGTACATTAAAAAAAATAGCACTTGACCGTTGGCCCGATCAGCAATTGGAAGTAATACCGGCACCCAATAGTAATGAAGACTTGTACGTATTGCGCCGAAAACGTACCCGGGACGAAATGGAGCTATGCGCCGTAAACCTTAATAATGGCATTGTTCGAACGATTATTCATGAAACCAGCAAGCCGTTTATAAATGAGGATATGTTCAATGTATCTATTATTAAAGCCGGAAAAGAAATTTTATGGTGGAGCGATAGAAGCGGTTGGGGTCAATATTATCGTTACAATTCAAAAGGCGAATTACTCAACCGCATTACCAAAGGTGATTTTACAGCCGGTAAAATTATAGGTATTGATACCGTTAAAAGCTGTGCTTACCTGTATGCTTATGGTAAACAACCAAATGTTAATCCGTACTATGCGTATGTATATAAAGTTGACTTGAATGGCAAGAATGAGCACCTATTAACGCCTGAAAATGCTACGCATAGCGTATTTATTTCGCCTGATAAAAAGTTTTTGATAGATAGCTATTCGAGCATTGATGTACCACCAGTAACCAAGCTTCGCACTACAGAGGGTAAGGAGGTTGCCGAAGTTTACAAAACCAATGCAAGTGCTTTATATGCGTATGGCTGGAAACACCCCGAACCATTTACAGTTAAAGCAAAGGATGGTGTTACCGACCTCTACGGCTTAATGTGGAAGCCGTTTAACTTCGACCCGAATAAAAAGTACCCTGTTATATCGCAGGTATATCCCGGCCCTCAAATTGAGACGGTTTGGCCTGATTTTACCGTGCTCGATAAGTACAACAACACTTCATTGGCTCAAATGGGTTTCATCGTTGTTTGTGTTGGCCATCGGGGTGGTTCGCCGTTGCGTAATGCCGCTTATTATAAATACGGACATGGCAATTTGCGCGATTATGCCATTGACGATGATAAATATGCTTTGGAGCAATTAGGCCGCAAATACGCTTATATGGATATGAGTAAGGTGGGCATGTTCGGGCACTCGGGCGGCGGTATGATGACTGTTGCCGCCATGTGTAAATATCCTGATTTTTATAAAGTTGGAGTTGCCTCATCAGGCAATCATGACAACCGTATTTATCACCGTGCGTGGGGCGAAACCTATCAAGGGTTTGATATTAAAATGCCATTGAACCAGGATTTGGCTAAAAATCTTAACGGTCACCTCATGCTGGTAACCGGAGAGGTAGACGAGAACGTGAACCCTGCCAATACTTACCGCATGGTTGATGCATTGATAAAAGCAGATAAGGACTTTGATTTATTAGTGCTTCCGGGGCAAAACCATACTTATGAAGGACAGGCCAAAGCCTACTTTCAAAAGCGTTTAAGAGCTTACTTTGCTAAGTATTTGATGGAGGATTAA
- a CDS encoding FAD binding domain-containing protein: MNIIIIGGSIGGLCAGIALQEKGHQVTIYERSPGDMKDRGAGLVIQPDLMDYLIEKGIAPREVFGVPATQRQVLDDNGNTAMIYPNDTIFTSWNYLWRRLKDFFPSANYFTGFELNSVTDNGGSVTAIFKNGEERTADLLIGADGFNSVVREYVAPKIQPLYAGYVAYRGLIPESKLTKQEVAFFGDKFSIYPYDNSHLLCYLVPGPNGELAEGKRLYNWVWYQNKTQEELDHLLTDKNRHKRDFTVPAGYLSKASQEDLDRTAYEQLPPVLRNRVLQTAQPFVQVILDMAVPKMYKGNVAVLGDAASLVRPHTASGTAKAYRDAITLAMSIEERRDIQTALGFWNEEQLHHARALAIHGRQLAARSGLGI, from the coding sequence ATGAATATCATTATAATAGGGGGTTCCATCGGCGGACTGTGTGCAGGTATCGCACTGCAAGAAAAAGGACATCAGGTAACCATTTATGAACGCTCTCCGGGCGATATGAAAGATCGGGGTGCCGGGTTGGTAATTCAGCCCGATCTGATGGATTACCTGATAGAAAAAGGCATAGCGCCACGGGAGGTATTTGGTGTACCGGCCACGCAACGGCAGGTACTGGATGATAACGGTAATACAGCAATGATCTATCCTAATGATACCATTTTTACATCCTGGAATTATCTATGGCGCAGGTTAAAAGATTTCTTTCCATCAGCTAATTATTTTACCGGTTTCGAACTTAACAGTGTTACCGATAATGGCGGCAGCGTGACGGCTATATTTAAAAACGGCGAAGAAAGAACTGCCGATTTGCTGATCGGGGCCGATGGGTTTAACTCGGTGGTGAGAGAATATGTAGCTCCTAAAATTCAACCGCTATATGCCGGCTATGTTGCTTACCGTGGATTGATTCCCGAGAGTAAGTTAACTAAGCAAGAGGTGGCTTTCTTCGGCGACAAGTTTTCTATCTATCCTTATGATAACTCGCACCTGTTATGCTACCTGGTTCCGGGCCCTAATGGTGAATTAGCTGAGGGTAAACGATTATACAACTGGGTTTGGTATCAAAATAAAACACAGGAGGAATTAGACCATTTATTAACAGATAAAAATAGGCATAAACGTGATTTTACAGTTCCGGCCGGTTACTTAAGTAAGGCAAGTCAGGAAGACCTGGACCGAACTGCTTATGAACAACTGCCGCCGGTGTTGCGAAATCGCGTGCTGCAAACAGCACAGCCATTTGTACAGGTAATTTTGGATATGGCCGTGCCGAAAATGTATAAGGGCAATGTAGCTGTGTTGGGAGATGCCGCAAGCCTGGTTAGGCCTCATACCGCTTCCGGAACGGCGAAGGCTTACCGTGATGCGATTACATTAGCTATGAGCATAGAAGAACGCCGGGATATACAAACAGCACTGGGTTTTTGGAATGAGGAGCAACTTCATCATGCAAGAGCATTGGCTATACACGGCCGGCAGTTGGCTGCACGCAGTGGTTTGGGGATTTAA
- a CDS encoding MFS transporter: MKSLTQTQVLIMAATAGIAVANVYYSQPILHAIAQQFHISAEKAGTISVLSQIGYGVGLFFLTPIGDMIERKKLILYLQIGLILSLLLVAYSPTLTILYAGSLLIGVFSVVAQVILPMAASLVKENRGKIVGQIFTGILVGILVARVYSGFITGWLGWQYVYLISAAMVFCTSILMQVDFPSTSERFTGTYGGLLKSTIAQLRRFSLLRRSALTGMLAFGTLSAFWVTLTFYLSDAPFNYSASHIGLFGLLAAAGALIAPIFGKLADNGTPRRSLLFATGLTLVSILMLILFPGTIAAIWITVILLDIGVQATQVTNIAVIYTLDHLANSRINTVYMTSYFIGGALGSFIAIQLYNAGGWGWSTSFMALLAVAAIVNVVTGKSISK; encoded by the coding sequence ATGAAATCTTTAACACAAACCCAGGTTTTAATTATGGCAGCTACCGCAGGGATTGCCGTAGCGAATGTTTATTATAGCCAACCTATATTGCATGCGATTGCACAACAATTTCATATCAGCGCCGAAAAGGCGGGAACCATATCTGTACTATCTCAAATTGGCTACGGCGTTGGTTTGTTTTTTTTGACGCCGATAGGGGATATGATCGAACGAAAGAAACTGATTCTCTATCTTCAGATAGGTTTGATCTTGTCCTTATTACTGGTTGCTTATTCGCCTACACTTACCATACTGTACGCCGGAAGCCTTTTAATAGGTGTATTTTCGGTTGTGGCGCAGGTTATCTTGCCTATGGCGGCCAGCCTGGTTAAAGAGAACCGTGGCAAAATAGTAGGGCAAATCTTCACAGGCATATTGGTCGGCATATTGGTGGCCCGGGTTTACAGCGGTTTTATTACAGGATGGCTGGGCTGGCAGTATGTGTACTTGATCTCGGCTGCTATGGTATTTTGCACCTCCATACTCATGCAGGTTGATTTCCCATCAACAAGCGAACGTTTTACCGGTACTTACGGCGGCCTGCTCAAATCAACAATTGCCCAGTTACGCAGATTTTCACTGCTGCGCCGTAGTGCGTTAACCGGCATGCTTGCTTTTGGTACACTCAGTGCTTTTTGGGTAACCCTTACTTTTTATCTGAGTGATGCACCGTTTAATTACTCCGCATCGCATATTGGATTGTTTGGATTACTTGCCGCAGCAGGGGCTTTGATAGCACCCATTTTTGGTAAACTGGCTGACAATGGCACACCTCGCAGGTCTTTACTATTTGCCACTGGCCTGACATTAGTAAGTATCCTTATGTTAATACTGTTTCCAGGTACTATTGCTGCAATCTGGATCACCGTTATTCTGCTCGACATTGGTGTTCAGGCCACCCAGGTTACCAACATCGCCGTTATTTATACATTGGATCATCTGGCTAACAGCCGCATTAACACCGTTTACATGACGAGCTATTTTATCGGCGGCGCTTTGGGCTCCTTTATCGCTATCCAGCTATATAATGCAGGCGGCTGGGGCTGGTCAACCTCTTTTATGGCGCTGTTAGCAGTTGCAGCAATTGTAAACGTGGTTACAGGCAAATCTATATCTAAATAA
- a CDS encoding Crp/Fnr family transcriptional regulator, with protein MAEFHLLATHIRKRISITDDELNEFCQSFKLVKVKKRQFIVQPEFVAKYRFYVVQGSFRAYVIGDEGQEHTIQFAIDDWWISDYNSYIFQRPASMFVMALEDSVVLQVSYEAEQELKKRKHIYETFFRMLAENTAAHMARRVIVNLTKTAEQRYELFLERYPAIVSKVPQYALASFLGMTTEYLSKLRNKRVSRES; from the coding sequence ATGGCAGAATTCCATTTACTTGCAACACATATTCGCAAACGCATCAGTATTACCGATGATGAGTTAAATGAGTTCTGCCAAAGCTTTAAACTGGTTAAAGTCAAGAAGCGACAGTTTATCGTACAACCCGAATTTGTCGCGAAATACCGATTTTATGTGGTTCAGGGTAGTTTCAGAGCTTATGTAATTGGCGATGAGGGTCAAGAACACACCATTCAGTTCGCCATAGACGATTGGTGGATCTCCGATTATAACAGTTATATTTTTCAGCGGCCTGCCTCGATGTTCGTGATGGCTCTGGAGGACAGCGTAGTGCTACAAGTAAGTTATGAAGCAGAACAAGAACTTAAAAAGCGTAAGCATATATACGAAACCTTCTTCCGCATGTTAGCCGAAAATACTGCCGCTCATATGGCGCGCAGGGTTATTGTTAACCTAACCAAAACGGCCGAGCAACGCTATGAACTTTTTTTGGAGCGCTATCCTGCCATCGTAAGTAAAGTGCCGCAATATGCCCTGGCATCTTTTCTCGGCATGACTACCGAGTATCTTTCCAAGCTCCGCAATAAGCGGGTATCGCGTGAAAGTTAA
- a CDS encoding DEAD/DEAH box helicase, with protein sequence MTIQIPALVKTIYKEIGSKNEIIQMVAPSQNINLSVKSTATNHAVIEFGSEEIHLTSKLDSIPENCDYGILTNVIPKKSRLENATIQFKNWIRHPQLKDHSPTDVIGSWKNGFSYKEEDIESGEPGLRAPQLSALHNLMGHLRMPMESGTVVMPTGTGKTETMLSALVAFKCERLLVTVPSDSLREQIASKFISLGLLKKFGVVSEDSLYPIVGVIKNRFKTSAEMTEFLQRCNVVVTTMAWLTAQSIDDQKQIAELFSQVFIDEAHHVKAHTWDAFRKHFPDIKVVQFTATPFRNDGQRLDGKIISNFPLKLAQQQGYYKKIKFIAVREYDGDKADQQIAHLAVKRLREDHQNGFNHILMARCATKTRAEKIFKLYEGEADLKPVVIYSGSPNFAAVYEQILKKEAKIIVCVDMLGEGFDLPELKVAAFHDIRRSLPITLQFAGRFTRTKYDEELGEASFIANIADLNVRAELEELYAEDADWNEILSDTSYERINEQVEFKDFMEGFQNLSELNIPFQNIVAKLSTVAYKNKTEGWFPSNFHTGIKGFEEFDFKFHKLNEKEKVLVIITGRQQPVEWIKHKDFYNVQWDMIVIFWDTKTNLLFINSSDNGSLYDGLAKAIIGDNAEMVRGINVFRSFYNIKRVKLQNVGLRQFLGKNIRFRMMVGSDVGEALSLAEKERGEKAFVMGNGYEAGEAVNVGASYKGRIWTKLKGDLKSYRDWCKAMGKKLIDETIDPNQILKETLIPELVTEVPNRFPVWIDWDVDMYMETETKYRFYINGFRYDLSSIELCLTEPKAGGPLKFSLSAEDRKATFEMQLFKTKSGDDEYADFKIIKLTPEDVTVEFGTQNIPADAFFSKYIPTIWFADGSALTGNEFVELKQQIGLFAKADILTWDWTGVNLANESQHVHPLKTDSIQYKVIQELKAQHYEFVYDDDYSGEIADVIAIKQETDKIQIKLYHLKYAAGGNTSNQITNFYEVCGQAQKSIHWKHKGGKDFVGHLLRRETKTRNGATRSRLEKGSKADLAKLESVMKNEIPVEFEIYVVQPALSKAAVSDDILTLLGVTQTFVKEFADINLKVIGSA encoded by the coding sequence ATGACCATACAAATTCCTGCGCTGGTAAAGACTATTTATAAGGAGATCGGTAGTAAAAACGAAATCATTCAGATGGTAGCTCCATCTCAGAACATCAATTTGAGTGTTAAAAGCACGGCTACGAACCATGCAGTTATTGAATTTGGATCAGAAGAAATTCATCTTACCAGCAAATTGGATTCAATTCCTGAAAATTGCGATTATGGCATTCTGACAAATGTTATTCCGAAAAAATCGAGGTTAGAAAACGCTACTATTCAATTTAAAAATTGGATTAGACATCCCCAGTTGAAAGATCATAGCCCAACTGATGTTATTGGATCTTGGAAAAATGGGTTCTCATATAAGGAGGAAGATATTGAAAGCGGAGAGCCGGGATTACGAGCGCCTCAGCTTTCTGCTTTGCATAATTTGATGGGGCATCTTAGGATGCCGATGGAGAGTGGTACCGTGGTTATGCCAACTGGTACTGGTAAAACAGAAACTATGCTGTCGGCATTGGTGGCTTTTAAATGCGAGCGATTACTGGTCACTGTTCCATCTGATTCATTAAGGGAGCAGATAGCTTCTAAATTCATATCGCTCGGCTTATTGAAGAAATTTGGAGTTGTTAGTGAAGATAGCCTGTATCCAATAGTCGGGGTAATCAAAAATCGCTTTAAAACTAGCGCAGAAATGACTGAATTTTTGCAACGCTGTAATGTAGTAGTAACCACTATGGCTTGGTTAACAGCTCAATCCATCGATGATCAAAAGCAGATTGCTGAACTATTTAGCCAAGTATTTATTGACGAGGCACACCATGTGAAGGCACATACCTGGGATGCATTTCGAAAGCATTTTCCGGACATAAAAGTTGTTCAATTTACAGCAACACCGTTCCGAAATGATGGCCAGCGGCTAGATGGTAAAATCATATCAAATTTTCCTTTGAAATTGGCCCAGCAACAAGGTTATTATAAGAAAATCAAATTTATAGCGGTTCGCGAATATGACGGTGATAAAGCGGATCAGCAAATAGCTCACCTAGCGGTTAAACGACTTCGTGAAGATCATCAGAATGGCTTTAACCATATATTGATGGCCCGCTGTGCCACCAAAACGCGAGCAGAAAAAATATTTAAGCTCTATGAAGGTGAAGCAGACCTGAAGCCCGTGGTTATCTACTCCGGTTCCCCAAATTTTGCAGCGGTCTATGAACAAATCCTTAAAAAGGAAGCTAAAATAATCGTCTGTGTAGATATGTTGGGCGAAGGATTTGACCTGCCGGAACTTAAAGTCGCTGCTTTCCATGACATTCGTCGTAGCTTGCCTATTACGCTACAGTTTGCTGGCCGCTTTACGCGTACCAAATACGATGAAGAATTGGGGGAAGCGTCGTTCATCGCTAATATAGCAGATTTAAATGTGAGGGCAGAATTAGAAGAGCTCTATGCAGAAGATGCTGACTGGAATGAAATACTTTCCGACACAAGCTATGAACGCATCAATGAACAGGTCGAATTCAAAGATTTCATGGAAGGTTTTCAAAATCTGAGCGAGCTCAATATTCCCTTTCAAAACATTGTGGCCAAACTTAGTACAGTAGCCTATAAAAATAAAACCGAAGGGTGGTTCCCTTCAAACTTCCATACGGGTATCAAAGGGTTTGAAGAGTTTGATTTCAAATTCCACAAACTGAATGAAAAGGAAAAAGTACTGGTTATTATTACCGGCCGACAACAGCCGGTAGAGTGGATCAAACACAAAGATTTCTATAATGTACAGTGGGACATGATCGTTATCTTTTGGGATACCAAAACCAATTTGTTATTTATTAACAGCTCAGATAACGGCAGCCTGTATGACGGATTGGCCAAGGCGATCATTGGAGATAATGCTGAAATGGTCAGAGGCATCAATGTATTCCGATCCTTTTACAATATTAAGCGGGTTAAATTGCAGAATGTCGGTTTGCGACAGTTCTTGGGCAAAAATATACGGTTCCGGATGATGGTCGGCAGTGATGTCGGCGAAGCCCTATCTTTAGCAGAAAAAGAACGTGGCGAAAAGGCTTTTGTGATGGGGAATGGTTATGAGGCGGGAGAGGCGGTGAATGTTGGTGCATCCTATAAAGGTCGCATTTGGACAAAACTGAAAGGCGATCTGAAGTCGTACCGCGACTGGTGCAAAGCGATGGGGAAAAAATTAATTGATGAAACGATTGATCCTAACCAAATCCTAAAAGAAACGTTGATTCCTGAACTGGTGACTGAAGTGCCTAACCGGTTTCCCGTCTGGATCGACTGGGATGTGGATATGTACATGGAAACGGAAACTAAGTATCGATTTTATATTAATGGTTTTCGGTATGATTTGTCATCCATTGAGTTGTGCCTGACTGAACCTAAAGCAGGAGGACCACTGAAGTTCTCTTTATCAGCAGAGGATCGAAAGGCGACGTTCGAAATGCAGTTGTTCAAAACCAAATCAGGGGATGATGAATATGCCGATTTTAAAATAATAAAGCTCACGCCGGAAGATGTTACCGTGGAATTTGGCACCCAAAATATTCCTGCAGATGCTTTCTTCTCCAAATACATCCCAACGATCTGGTTTGCGGACGGGTCTGCACTTACTGGTAATGAATTTGTTGAACTGAAACAGCAAATCGGTCTGTTTGCCAAAGCGGATATTCTTACTTGGGATTGGACAGGCGTAAACCTGGCCAACGAGTCTCAGCATGTGCATCCGTTGAAAACCGATTCTATTCAATACAAAGTTATACAGGAACTGAAGGCTCAGCATTATGAATTTGTTTATGATGATGATTATTCCGGAGAGATAGCTGATGTGATTGCCATCAAACAGGAGACTGATAAAATTCAGATCAAGCTTTATCACCTGAAGTATGCAGCTGGAGGTAATACCAGCAACCAGATCACTAACTTCTATGAAGTTTGCGGACAGGCACAAAAGTCCATTCACTGGAAGCACAAGGGGGGGAAAGATTTCGTTGGTCACTTACTCAGACGAGAAACAAAGACGAGGAATGGGGCTACCCGGAGCCGCTTGGAAAAGGGAAGTAAGGCAGACCTAGCCAAGCTTGAAAGCGTTATGAAAAATGAGATTCCGGTTGAGTTTGAAATCTACGTTGTGCAGCCCGCACTTTCTAAAGCTGCTGTGTCTGATGATATATTAACTTTACTTGGGGTTACGCAAACGTTCGTCAAAGAATTTGCTGATATTAATTTGAAGGTAATTGGAAGTGCCTAA